In Bombus fervidus isolate BK054 chromosome 11, iyBomFerv1, whole genome shotgun sequence, a single genomic region encodes these proteins:
- the LOC139992318 gene encoding uncharacterized protein: protein MLIERAGPLGTGQRRPSRSPRSQRSRSADVDCLKKYTERRVEERRHTEIPDTSKLDPSKWVPLPKNITRIQPALKKAQQSLRDEEKRRSVSSETEESIADSTTDMGTPKKLSPTKEEETTKEAEGKKNDTSSPASYRQTAGRSHSTDVSHLKKEKLVEERRHTECSDPRTIATRWLPQINTSRFRYDASPFARISNSCEITKNAATRWMTFVKNPSPCPIPRMNTERKPSATEACHATDGSQLKSVKSESPKWEPLRKFAPMASKTSAESSPRQDKSDSNPNSPTTKRSPDANEQSKRLTQRMRDLYDFKTENEWPKRAINARCGNTWISKSSSEEERTNLSARRNSQDLEFNDRMNVIKLKDTKVQSYHQESKRPRTPKKDGPHPSTSSDIYNSEYEERLRKFNERLRYSEDLGLAKPKIKERRTYSDDYDEKARRASTRSNTGSSVRSTRTDSIRLTRAEGSIRSVRSTRSEDSPRSRFQAEKKRPSDASTKSRGSYAEVSPITPTKKESRPSDASYVSVANYSAKRASVDCKSSRQMVELPPRRAFSQTEERPATPVPPIEWNDDRYAAARLKQTSERQKRDSTRYKVYLT, encoded by the exons ATGTTAATC GAAAGGGCTGGCCCATTGGGCACCGGTCAGCGAAGACCATCACGATCTCCACGTAGTCAAAGAAGTCGTAGCGCAGATGTCGATTGCTTGAAGAAATATACAGAAAGACGAGTCGAGGAGAGAAGGCACACAGAGATACCGGATACGAGCAAGCTCGATCCTTCCAAATGGGTCCCACTACCGAAAAATATCACGCGAATCCAACCAGCGTTGAAGAAAGCGCAACAGTCGTTAAGAGACGAAGAGAAACGACGTTCGGTGTCGAGCGAAACCGAGGAATCCATAGCGGATAGCACAACGGACATGGGTACACCAAAGAAATTGTCTCctacgaaagaagaagaaacgacgaaggaagccgaaggaaagaaaaacgataCGTCCTCGCCAGCCTCGTACAGACAGACGGCCGGCAGAAGTCATAGCACGGACGTCAGCCActtaaagaaagagaaactagTCGAAGAACGAAGGCATACGGAATGCAGCGACCCCAGAACGATCGCGACGAG GTGGCTACCGCAAATTAACACCTCAAGGTTCCGCTACGATGCATCCCCGTTCGCAAGGATCAGCAACAGCTGCGAAATCACGAAAAACGCCGCGACCAGATGGATGACGTTCGTCAAGAATCCATCCCCTTGTCCAATACCGCGAATGAACACGGAAAGAAAGCCTTCCGCGACGGAAGCGTGTCACGCGACTGATGGATCACAgcttaaaagtgttaaaaGCGAATCGCCCAAGTGGGAGCCGCTGCGAAAATTCGCGCCAATGGCGTCGAAGACCAGTGCCGAGTCTAGTCCAAGACAAG ATAAATCGGACTCGAATCCAAATTCGCCAACGACAAAGCGTTCCCCTGACGCCAATGAACAATCGAAAAGGCTTACCCAACGCATGCGAGATCTTTACGACTTCAAAACAGAAAACGAGTGGCCGAAAAGGGCGATAAATGCTCGATGTGGGAATACGTGGATAAGTAAAAGCAGCAGCGAAGAGGAAAGGACTAATCTATCGGCTCGTAGAAATAGCCAAGATTTGGAGTTCAATGACAGAATGAACGTGATCAAG CTGAAGGATACGAAGGTACAGTCTTACCACCAAGAATCCAAACGACCAAGGACTCCAAAGAAAGATGGACCACATCCAAGTACTTCCTCCGACATTTACAACAGCGAGTACGAGGAACGTTTAAGAAAGTTTAACGAGAGACTCCGATACAGCGAAGATCTAGGTTTGGCGAAGCCAAAGATCAAGGAAAGGCGAACCTACTCCGATGACTACGACGAAAAAGCTCGTCGTGCATCCACCCGATCAAATACAGGAAGCTCGGTGCGCTCGACGCGGACAGATTCGATTCGACTGACGCGTGCTGAAGGTTCGATTCGATCGGTGAGATCGACACGCTCGGAAGATTCACCAAGAAGTCGATTTCAAGCCGAGAAGAAGAGACCTTCGGATGCTAGTACCAAATCCAGGGGAAGTTATGCTGAAGTATCTCCTATAACTCCTACGAAAAAAGAGTCCCGCCCAAGCGACGCGAGTTACGTTAGCGTGGCCAACTATTCGGCTAAAAGAGCAAGCGTAGACTGCAAGAGCAGCAGACAAATGGTGGAACTTCCGCCACGAAGAGCTTTCAGTCAAACGGAAGAGAGACCAGCGACGCCTGTTCCGCCGATAGAATGGAACGACGATCGTTACGCAGCTGCTCGTCTCAAACAGACCTCCGAACGCCAGAAGAGGGACAGTACGAGATATAAAGTGTACCTGACGTAA
- the LOC139992116 gene encoding ADP-ribosylarginine hydrolase CG3568 isoform X2 has protein sequence MEDTRQQVLLKEPPEISWENTLGAPDGVPFDDDTKELLRRCIDVSTSTPTTLPQIIERSEAFPINFPINTVRCSTLRDRGISTSTLEMNANSVYPVIHEAMLPLLARWLKHKRLYGSAIERAMYKDMGLVQFIHRLLEKRAVHFYGSDDRWKLIDGKTGVDGWENVGTDHEKEPLVLTKCLSYDEIKLSAMMAMSSHTEFINDGSRENRGVVSTDPDSVQQRGVIIGVVGTRFERPRFMEYQDILITPLQNTVENGYGPQTAGSSEEIRGLRVLWAKFYGEEYHPLYEETLKRIKSKENRRYLSLISQTVFDIENYMKRTLLTVEIILLEANTRAEKQNTTAFLHVVGFGLGVWRLTQEQEVYFLKTFEIALRKMNKKLRYVSDIMFAYFQQRKCGDAGNGDYLGDIRIHFALREPHSKLFRASDANKLLVVTYAWDGNALPGNEFWSGHLTSSGDSAAACSTQIAELHTFRINPRACGASLHIASAQHGILHISDYAKLHLA, from the exons ATGGAAGATACTCGTCAACAGGTGTTGTTGAAGGAACCACCGGAAATATCGTGGGAGAACACGCTTGGCGCCCCGGATGGCGTTCCATTCGACGATGACACCAAGGAATTACTCAGAAGATGCATCGATGTATCGACATCCACACCCACCACTCTGCCGCAAATCATTGAGCGAAGCGAGGCGTTTCCTATAAACTTTCCTATTAACACCGTAAGATGTTCCACGCTGAGAGACAGGGGAATTAGCACAAGCACCCTTGAG ATGAACGCGAATTCGGTTTATCCTGTGATACACGAAGCAATGTTACCATTGTTAGCTCGATGGTTGAAGCATAAACGGCTGTATGGTAGTGCAATCGAGAGAGCCATGTATAAAGATATGGGCTTGGTACAATTCATTCACCGTTTGCTAGAAAAGCGAGCCGTACACTTCTATGGATCTGATGATCGATGGAAATTAATCGACGGTAAGACAGGCGTGGACGGATGGGAAAATGTTGGCACAGATCACGAGAAAGAACCACTG GTGTTAACGAAATGTTTGTCATACGATGAGATCAAATTGTCTGCGATGATGGCGATGTCTTCCCACACAGAATTCATAAACGACGGCTCGCGCGAGAACAGAGGCGTCGTGAGTACCGATCCAGACTCTGTACAGCAGAGAGGAGTCATTATAGGTGTCGTGGGAACAAG ATTTGAACGCCCACGCTTTATGGAATACCAGGACATCCTTATTACTCCTCTGCAAAACACTGTCGAGAATGG ATACGGGCCGCAAACAGCTGGAAGCTCGGAAGAGATACGTGGGCTGCGAGTTTTGTGGGCCAAATTTTATGGCGAGGAATACCATCCGCTGTACGAGGAGACGCTGAAACGAATTAAATcaaaagaaaacagaagatATCTCTCGTTGATAAGTCAAACAGTCTTCGACATCGAGAATTACATGAAAAGGACACTGCTCACCGTAGAAATCATACTTCTCGAAGCAAATACACGAGCGGAGAAACAAAACACGACTGCTTTCTTACACGTTGTCGGCTTTGGCCTCG ggGTATGGAGACTTACTCAAGAGCAagaagtatattttttaaagacgtTCGAGATCGCCCTTAGGAAAATGAACAAGAAACTGAGATACGTATCCGATATAATGTTCGCATATTTCCAACAGCGGAAGTGCGGCGATGCTGGAAACGGAGATTATCTCGGAG ATATAAGAATTCACTTCGCTCTCAGGGAACCTCATAGCAAACTGTTCAGAGCCTCGGACGCGAATAAACTTCTCGTAGTGACGTACGCGTGGGATGGAAACGCGTTGCCAG GAAACGAATTCTGGAGCGGGCATTTGACATCGAGTGGAGATTCAGCGGCAGCGTGTAGTACTCAGATCGCAGAATTGCATACTTTCAGAATAAATCCTCGAGCATGTGGAGCCAGCTTGCACATTGCATCTGCGCAGCATGGTATTTTGCACATATCGGATTACGCGAAGCTACACCTTGCTTAG
- the LOC139992116 gene encoding ADP-ribosylarginine hydrolase CG3568 isoform X1 — protein MKDMVYKSIYLNFPVTIHKVYHEKMCASTSYQTRMCTLLLCTSCTSFVLRLVSSGRITRLIAKLSQRHSVNFEGNFVNETAVLRSKHIVISKHRTRLSSEKRFKASGMSLFACCVRQNQRQMEDTRQQVLLKEPPEISWENTLGAPDGVPFDDDTKELLRRCIDVSTSTPTTLPQIIERSEAFPINFPINTVRCSTLRDRGISTSTLEMNANSVYPVIHEAMLPLLARWLKHKRLYGSAIERAMYKDMGLVQFIHRLLEKRAVHFYGSDDRWKLIDGKTGVDGWENVGTDHEKEPLVLTKCLSYDEIKLSAMMAMSSHTEFINDGSRENRGVVSTDPDSVQQRGVIIGVVGTRFERPRFMEYQDILITPLQNTVENGYGPQTAGSSEEIRGLRVLWAKFYGEEYHPLYEETLKRIKSKENRRYLSLISQTVFDIENYMKRTLLTVEIILLEANTRAEKQNTTAFLHVVGFGLGVWRLTQEQEVYFLKTFEIALRKMNKKLRYVSDIMFAYFQQRKCGDAGNGDYLGDIRIHFALREPHSKLFRASDANKLLVVTYAWDGNALPGNEFWSGHLTSSGDSAAACSTQIAELHTFRINPRACGASLHIASAQHGILHISDYAKLHLA, from the exons ATGAAAGATATGGTCTATAAATCAATTTACTTAAATTTCCCGGTAACCATACATAAGGTCTACCACGAGAAAATGTGCGCAAGTACGAGCTATCAGACACGCATGTGTACTTTATTACTTTGTACCTCATGCACAAGTTTCGTTTTGCGTCTCGTCTCGTCCGGACGCATCACTCGATTGATCGCGAAACTCAGCCAACGGCATTCCGTCAATTTCGAGGGAAATTTCGTGAATGAAACAGCTGTATTGCGTTCTAAGCACATTGTTATTAGTAAACACCGTACACGTTTATCTTCTGAGAAACGCTTTAAAGCAAGCGGTATGTCACTGTTCGCCTGTTGCGTACGTCAG AATCAACGACAGATGGAAGATACTCGTCAACAGGTGTTGTTGAAGGAACCACCGGAAATATCGTGGGAGAACACGCTTGGCGCCCCGGATGGCGTTCCATTCGACGATGACACCAAGGAATTACTCAGAAGATGCATCGATGTATCGACATCCACACCCACCACTCTGCCGCAAATCATTGAGCGAAGCGAGGCGTTTCCTATAAACTTTCCTATTAACACCGTAAGATGTTCCACGCTGAGAGACAGGGGAATTAGCACAAGCACCCTTGAG ATGAACGCGAATTCGGTTTATCCTGTGATACACGAAGCAATGTTACCATTGTTAGCTCGATGGTTGAAGCATAAACGGCTGTATGGTAGTGCAATCGAGAGAGCCATGTATAAAGATATGGGCTTGGTACAATTCATTCACCGTTTGCTAGAAAAGCGAGCCGTACACTTCTATGGATCTGATGATCGATGGAAATTAATCGACGGTAAGACAGGCGTGGACGGATGGGAAAATGTTGGCACAGATCACGAGAAAGAACCACTG GTGTTAACGAAATGTTTGTCATACGATGAGATCAAATTGTCTGCGATGATGGCGATGTCTTCCCACACAGAATTCATAAACGACGGCTCGCGCGAGAACAGAGGCGTCGTGAGTACCGATCCAGACTCTGTACAGCAGAGAGGAGTCATTATAGGTGTCGTGGGAACAAG ATTTGAACGCCCACGCTTTATGGAATACCAGGACATCCTTATTACTCCTCTGCAAAACACTGTCGAGAATGG ATACGGGCCGCAAACAGCTGGAAGCTCGGAAGAGATACGTGGGCTGCGAGTTTTGTGGGCCAAATTTTATGGCGAGGAATACCATCCGCTGTACGAGGAGACGCTGAAACGAATTAAATcaaaagaaaacagaagatATCTCTCGTTGATAAGTCAAACAGTCTTCGACATCGAGAATTACATGAAAAGGACACTGCTCACCGTAGAAATCATACTTCTCGAAGCAAATACACGAGCGGAGAAACAAAACACGACTGCTTTCTTACACGTTGTCGGCTTTGGCCTCG ggGTATGGAGACTTACTCAAGAGCAagaagtatattttttaaagacgtTCGAGATCGCCCTTAGGAAAATGAACAAGAAACTGAGATACGTATCCGATATAATGTTCGCATATTTCCAACAGCGGAAGTGCGGCGATGCTGGAAACGGAGATTATCTCGGAG ATATAAGAATTCACTTCGCTCTCAGGGAACCTCATAGCAAACTGTTCAGAGCCTCGGACGCGAATAAACTTCTCGTAGTGACGTACGCGTGGGATGGAAACGCGTTGCCAG GAAACGAATTCTGGAGCGGGCATTTGACATCGAGTGGAGATTCAGCGGCAGCGTGTAGTACTCAGATCGCAGAATTGCATACTTTCAGAATAAATCCTCGAGCATGTGGAGCCAGCTTGCACATTGCATCTGCGCAGCATGGTATTTTGCACATATCGGATTACGCGAAGCTACACCTTGCTTAG
- the Hlh3b gene encoding helix loop helix protein 3B isoform X1, with protein MIRVKSRRLINKLQSMLTYNGCAGGTVDTENGSPAESILSGEGELAEEVGDSSGTSRDTEEEATLSDEFYSHDTDEEEDQGKKRRDRNNSLDGISSSGSGHLGSPTSRVGTLGVRKLFTNSRERWRQQNVSGAFAELRKLVPTHPPDKKLSKNEILRMAIRYIRLLSNVLEWQKAQERNEVTQHEVRIKCEPNLATHNSTGYLVKSSTSYLKQEKHTSENHAYRTSFSSQKQLQHSISHVVCDKNGNNLLMIAPSGHSITNAACKRSMTPSTVVAQNPLPPTVLTNGSLTRSLSGSRSSTFPKSPQINAQVVTSSSSLTNCSPSVSVTSSASTITASAVNSGQKRPKIEKEDEEQLSGQSRDCKPLTSSVHGIPTRKRVKMFVKDSSAGFRSDFRNIERK; from the exons ATGATTCGAGTGAAGTCGAGAcgtctaattaataaattgcagTCGATGCTGACGTACAATGGCTGCGCTGGAGGAACGGTGGACACGGAGAACGGTTCTCCAGCGGAGTCAATATTGTCCGGCGAAGGAGAACTCGCGGAGGAAGTCGGCGATTCTTCTGGCACGTCGAGAGACACGGAGGAGGAAGCGACGCTCTCGGATGAATTTTATTCCCATGACACCGATGAGGAAGAGGACCAAGGCAAGAAAAGGCGAGATCGCAACAATTCC CTAGACGGCATTTCGTCTTCAGGCAGTGGTCACCTCGGTTCACCAACTTCTCGTGTAGGGACTTTGGGAGTTCGAAAGTTATTTACAAACAGCCGTGAACGTTGGAGACAGCAGAATGTTAGTGGAGCCTTTGCCGAGCTTCGAAAATTGGTGCCTACTCATCCACCGGATAAGAAACTATCTAAGAATGAGATCTTGCGAATGGCGATTCG GTACATACGACTGCTAAGCAACGTTCTGGAATGGCAAAAGGCGCAAGAACGAAACGAAGTGACGCAACACGAGGTCCGGATCAAATGCGAGCCTAATCTTGCCACTCACAATTCAACGGGCTATCTCGTAAAATCCTCGACATCATACTTGAAGCAGGAGAAGCATACAAGCGAGAACCACGCGTACAGAACGAGCTTCAGTAGCCAAAAACAACTACAGCATTCGATATCTCACGTAGTGTGTGATAAGAACGGAAACAATTTGTTAATGATCGCGCCTTCTGGTCACAGTATAACAAATGCTGCGTGCAAAAGAAGCATGACACCGTCAACGGTCGTTGCACAAAATCCTCTTCCGCCAACTGTGTTGACCAACGGAAGTTTGACGCGATCTTTGTCTGGTTCGCGATCTTCTACCTTTCCAAAGTCGCCTCAAATAAACGCTCAGGTCGTAACTAGCTCGAGTAGTCTAACAAATTGTTCGCCGAGTGTTTCTGTAACGAGTAGCGCGTCCACTATTACTGCAAGTGCGGTAAATTCCGGCCAGAAGAGGCCAAAAATCGAGAAAGAGGATGAGGAACAGTTATCCGGACAAAGCAGAGATTGTAAACCTCTGACGTCCTCCGTGCACGGGATACCCACAAGGAAGAGGGTAAAGATGTTCGTTAAAGACTCCAGTGCAGGATTTCGTAGCgattttcgaaatatcgagCGTAAATAA
- the Hlh3b gene encoding helix loop helix protein 3B isoform X3, with protein MLTYNGCAGGTVDTENGSPAESILSGEGELAEEVGDSSGTSRDTEEEATLSDEFYSHDTDEEEDQGKKRRDRNNSLDGISSSGSGHLGSPTSRVGTLGVRKLFTNSRERWRQQNVSGAFAELRKLVPTHPPDKKLSKNEILRMAIRYIRLLSNVLEWQKAQERNEVTQHEVRIKCEPNLATHNSTGYLVKSSTSYLKQEKHTSENHAYRTSFSSQKQLQHSISHVVCDKNGNNLLMIAPSGHSITNAACKRSMTPSTVVAQNPLPPTVLTNGSLTRSLSGSRSSTFPKSPQINAQVVTSSSSLTNCSPSVSVTSSASTITASAVNSGQKRPKIEKEDEEQLSGQSRDCKPLTSSVHGIPTRKRVKMFVKDSSAGFRSDFRNIERK; from the exons ATGCTGACGTACAATGGCTGCGCTGGAGGAACGGTGGACACGGAGAACGGTTCTCCAGCGGAGTCAATATTGTCCGGCGAAGGAGAACTCGCGGAGGAAGTCGGCGATTCTTCTGGCACGTCGAGAGACACGGAGGAGGAAGCGACGCTCTCGGATGAATTTTATTCCCATGACACCGATGAGGAAGAGGACCAAGGCAAGAAAAGGCGAGATCGCAACAATTCC CTAGACGGCATTTCGTCTTCAGGCAGTGGTCACCTCGGTTCACCAACTTCTCGTGTAGGGACTTTGGGAGTTCGAAAGTTATTTACAAACAGCCGTGAACGTTGGAGACAGCAGAATGTTAGTGGAGCCTTTGCCGAGCTTCGAAAATTGGTGCCTACTCATCCACCGGATAAGAAACTATCTAAGAATGAGATCTTGCGAATGGCGATTCG GTACATACGACTGCTAAGCAACGTTCTGGAATGGCAAAAGGCGCAAGAACGAAACGAAGTGACGCAACACGAGGTCCGGATCAAATGCGAGCCTAATCTTGCCACTCACAATTCAACGGGCTATCTCGTAAAATCCTCGACATCATACTTGAAGCAGGAGAAGCATACAAGCGAGAACCACGCGTACAGAACGAGCTTCAGTAGCCAAAAACAACTACAGCATTCGATATCTCACGTAGTGTGTGATAAGAACGGAAACAATTTGTTAATGATCGCGCCTTCTGGTCACAGTATAACAAATGCTGCGTGCAAAAGAAGCATGACACCGTCAACGGTCGTTGCACAAAATCCTCTTCCGCCAACTGTGTTGACCAACGGAAGTTTGACGCGATCTTTGTCTGGTTCGCGATCTTCTACCTTTCCAAAGTCGCCTCAAATAAACGCTCAGGTCGTAACTAGCTCGAGTAGTCTAACAAATTGTTCGCCGAGTGTTTCTGTAACGAGTAGCGCGTCCACTATTACTGCAAGTGCGGTAAATTCCGGCCAGAAGAGGCCAAAAATCGAGAAAGAGGATGAGGAACAGTTATCCGGACAAAGCAGAGATTGTAAACCTCTGACGTCCTCCGTGCACGGGATACCCACAAGGAAGAGGGTAAAGATGTTCGTTAAAGACTCCAGTGCAGGATTTCGTAGCgattttcgaaatatcgagCGTAAATAA
- the Hlh3b gene encoding helix loop helix protein 3B isoform X2, whose translation MSMLTYNGCAGGTVDTENGSPAESILSGEGELAEEVGDSSGTSRDTEEEATLSDEFYSHDTDEEEDQGKKRRDRNNSLDGISSSGSGHLGSPTSRVGTLGVRKLFTNSRERWRQQNVSGAFAELRKLVPTHPPDKKLSKNEILRMAIRYIRLLSNVLEWQKAQERNEVTQHEVRIKCEPNLATHNSTGYLVKSSTSYLKQEKHTSENHAYRTSFSSQKQLQHSISHVVCDKNGNNLLMIAPSGHSITNAACKRSMTPSTVVAQNPLPPTVLTNGSLTRSLSGSRSSTFPKSPQINAQVVTSSSSLTNCSPSVSVTSSASTITASAVNSGQKRPKIEKEDEEQLSGQSRDCKPLTSSVHGIPTRKRVKMFVKDSSAGFRSDFRNIERK comes from the exons ATG TCGATGCTGACGTACAATGGCTGCGCTGGAGGAACGGTGGACACGGAGAACGGTTCTCCAGCGGAGTCAATATTGTCCGGCGAAGGAGAACTCGCGGAGGAAGTCGGCGATTCTTCTGGCACGTCGAGAGACACGGAGGAGGAAGCGACGCTCTCGGATGAATTTTATTCCCATGACACCGATGAGGAAGAGGACCAAGGCAAGAAAAGGCGAGATCGCAACAATTCC CTAGACGGCATTTCGTCTTCAGGCAGTGGTCACCTCGGTTCACCAACTTCTCGTGTAGGGACTTTGGGAGTTCGAAAGTTATTTACAAACAGCCGTGAACGTTGGAGACAGCAGAATGTTAGTGGAGCCTTTGCCGAGCTTCGAAAATTGGTGCCTACTCATCCACCGGATAAGAAACTATCTAAGAATGAGATCTTGCGAATGGCGATTCG GTACATACGACTGCTAAGCAACGTTCTGGAATGGCAAAAGGCGCAAGAACGAAACGAAGTGACGCAACACGAGGTCCGGATCAAATGCGAGCCTAATCTTGCCACTCACAATTCAACGGGCTATCTCGTAAAATCCTCGACATCATACTTGAAGCAGGAGAAGCATACAAGCGAGAACCACGCGTACAGAACGAGCTTCAGTAGCCAAAAACAACTACAGCATTCGATATCTCACGTAGTGTGTGATAAGAACGGAAACAATTTGTTAATGATCGCGCCTTCTGGTCACAGTATAACAAATGCTGCGTGCAAAAGAAGCATGACACCGTCAACGGTCGTTGCACAAAATCCTCTTCCGCCAACTGTGTTGACCAACGGAAGTTTGACGCGATCTTTGTCTGGTTCGCGATCTTCTACCTTTCCAAAGTCGCCTCAAATAAACGCTCAGGTCGTAACTAGCTCGAGTAGTCTAACAAATTGTTCGCCGAGTGTTTCTGTAACGAGTAGCGCGTCCACTATTACTGCAAGTGCGGTAAATTCCGGCCAGAAGAGGCCAAAAATCGAGAAAGAGGATGAGGAACAGTTATCCGGACAAAGCAGAGATTGTAAACCTCTGACGTCCTCCGTGCACGGGATACCCACAAGGAAGAGGGTAAAGATGTTCGTTAAAGACTCCAGTGCAGGATTTCGTAGCgattttcgaaatatcgagCGTAAATAA